In a single window of the Elaeis guineensis isolate ETL-2024a chromosome 4, EG11, whole genome shotgun sequence genome:
- the LOC105036016 gene encoding organic cation/carnitine transporter 1, which yields MDEMEELVVPNGEVGEGNGEQVELTVDEIIEQHVGSFGFSQLVHVFLVSLAWIFDSQNTLITIFSDAQPPWRCKGSLCSSASSASMCELDRRAWEWVGGNKSSTIAEWGLICDKKFRAGIPASLFFIGSLFGSAAHGRLADSYIGRKKTVLLSCLLTSITAFLTSQSPNIWVYAFLRFSNGFARSGIGICCLVLSTESVGRKWRGQVGQYGFFFFTIGFLSLPLIAYPAKTQWRNIYKAISLLPLAYSLLILPLISESPRWLAVKGRTEEALDVLTKFAKLNGRKLPQNISISSPIDAKTSNVERNESLWSARWAIKRIATAMMAGFGVGFVYYGVQLNVENLNFNLYFTVAVNALMEIPAVLLGSVLLSFTDRRILFSLSAYIAGISCILCVLFNKEAKSKGSWSQLTVEAIGFMAASMAFDVLYVYCVELFPTNVRNFAVSMLRQALMLGAAIAPQLVVLGRLSPSISFLIFGSFAIFSGLLTFWLPETRNAPLYETLEQQEKEEKLSSSPAREMELVE from the exons ATGGATGAAATGGAGGAGCTAGTCGTTCCCAACGGGGAAGTGGGAGAAGGCAATGGAGAACAAGTGGAGCTCACTGTCGATGAGATCATTGAACAACACGTGGGGTCATTTGGGTTCTCGCAGCTAGTACATGTATTCTTGGTCTCGCTTGCATGGATATTTGACTCGCAGAACACACTGATCACCATATTTAGTGATGCCCAGCCTCCATGGAGGTGCAAGGGGTCTTTGTGCTCTTCGGCTTCTTCAGCCTCGATGTGTGAGCTTGACCGGCGTGCTTGGGAGTGGGTCGGAGGTAATAAGAGCTCTACAATAGCAGAGTGGGGGCTCATATGTGACAAGAAGTTCAGAGCTGGGATTCCAGCATCCTTGTTCTTCATCGGTTCCCTCTTCG GATCTGCAGCTCACGGCCGACTGGCTGACTCCTACATTGGTCGGAAGAAGACAGTCCTCCTCTCATGCCTCCTGACCTCCATCACTGCCTTTCTCACCTCCCAATCACCAAACATATGGGTCTAtgctttccttcgcttctccaaTGGATTTGCTCGATCAGGCATTGGCATTTGCTGCCTGGTCCTCTCCACAGAATCTGTCGGACGGAAGTGGCGAGGCCAAGTCGGCCAGTATGGCTTCTTTTTCTTCACCATCGGCTTCCTCTCCCTTCCACTGATTGCCTATCCTGCAAAGACCCAATGGAGGAACATATACAAAGCTATCTCCCTTCTACCCCTTGCTTACTCACTTTTGATCCTTCCCCTCATCTCAGAGTCTCCAAGGTGGCTTGCAGTCAAAGGCAGAACAGAAGAAGCACTCGACGTCCTCACTAAGTTTGCGAAACTCAATGGAAGGAAGTTACCACAGAATATATCAATCTCTAGCCCCATTGATGCTAAAACTAGCAATGTTGAAAGAAATGAAAGCTTATGGTCGGCAAGATGGGCAATTAAAAGGATAGCTACTGCCATGATGGCTGGATTTGGAGTCGGATTCGTATACTATGGTGTCCAGCTCAATGTTGAGAACCTTAACTTCAATCTTTACTTCACCGTTGCAGTGAATGCATTGATGGAGATTCCTGCAGTCCTTTTAGGCAGTGTGCTTCTGAGCTTCACAGACCGCCGAATTCTTTTCTCTTTATCAGCTTACATAGCAGGCATTTCATGCATTCTTTGTGTTCTTTTCAACAAGGAGGCAAAATCAAAAGGAAGTTGGTCTCAGCTGACAGTGGAAGCAATTGGGTTCATGGCAGCTTCCATGGCTTTTGATGTTTTGTATGTATATTGTGTAGAGCTGTTTCCTACCAATGTGAGGAACTTTGCTGTTTCAATGCTGCGCCAGGCACTGATGCTGGGAGCAGCAATAGCACCCCAGTTGGTGGTTTTAGGCCGCTTAAGCCCGTCAATCTCATTCCTTATCTTTGGAAGCTTTGCTATTTTCAGTGGGCTTCTCACGTTCTGGTTGCCAGAGACAAGGAATGCTCCTCTGTATGAGACCTTGGAGCAGCAGGAGAAAGAGGAGAAGCTGAGCTCTAGTCCTGCGAGAGAAATGGAATTGGTGGAGTAG